One part of the Chryseobacterium sp. 7 genome encodes these proteins:
- a CDS encoding DEAD/DEAH box helicase, whose amino-acid sequence MSFKNLNLINPIIRAVTEAGYSKPTEIQYTAIPHILAGKDIIGCAQTGTGKTAAFAMPILQLLKKYTPDHKEIRTLILTPTRELAIQIEENFAVYSKYLPLSQLSIYGGVSAGGQLAALRKRVDILVATPGRLLDLVTQRHIDLSKIEIFVLDEADRMLDMGFINDVKKVLKLIPQKRQTLFFSATMPSGIRKFAETILNNPVEVTVTPVSSTAQTVKQSVYFVEKRDKTGLLIDLLQNGNMRCSLIFTRTKHVANKLVQQLDGVGIFAAAIHGNKSQTARQNALDDFKSSKIKVLVATDIAARGIDIDDLPHVVNYELPNIPETYVHRIGRTGRAGTEGTAISFCDTDERLDLKNIQKLIGFTMPVRSFYK is encoded by the coding sequence ATGAGTTTCAAAAATTTAAATTTAATCAATCCTATTATCCGTGCTGTAACAGAAGCAGGGTATTCTAAGCCAACTGAAATACAGTATACAGCAATACCCCATATTCTTGCAGGAAAAGATATTATAGGATGTGCCCAGACAGGTACAGGAAAAACGGCAGCATTTGCAATGCCTATTCTTCAGCTGTTAAAAAAATATACCCCTGATCATAAAGAGATCAGAACATTAATACTTACACCGACCCGGGAATTAGCAATACAGATTGAAGAGAATTTTGCTGTGTACAGCAAATATTTACCTTTATCACAGCTTTCTATTTATGGAGGAGTTTCAGCAGGTGGTCAGCTTGCGGCTCTTAGGAAAAGAGTAGATATTCTGGTGGCTACACCCGGCAGATTACTGGATTTGGTTACTCAAAGACATATTGATCTTTCTAAAATAGAAATATTTGTTTTGGATGAAGCAGACAGAATGCTTGACATGGGGTTTATCAATGATGTCAAAAAAGTTTTAAAGCTGATTCCCCAGAAAAGGCAGACCTTATTTTTTTCGGCCACAATGCCTTCAGGTATAAGAAAATTTGCGGAAACAATTCTGAATAATCCGGTAGAGGTTACTGTAACTCCGGTATCTTCAACCGCACAAACGGTGAAACAATCCGTTTATTTTGTGGAAAAAAGAGATAAGACGGGTTTGTTGATTGATTTATTGCAAAATGGAAATATGAGGTGTTCACTGATTTTTACCCGTACTAAGCATGTTGCCAATAAGCTGGTACAGCAATTGGACGGAGTAGGGATTTTTGCTGCAGCGATTCATGGGAACAAATCTCAGACCGCAAGACAGAATGCACTTGATGATTTTAAAAGCAGTAAGATTAAAGTATTGGTAGCTACAGATATTGCCGCCAGAGGAATTGATATTGATGATCTTCCTCATGTAGTAAACTATGAGCTTCCCAATATTCCGGAAACGTATGTCCACAGGATCGGAAGAACCGGAAGGGCAGGAACGGAAGGTACCGCTATTTCGTTTTGCGATACCGATGAGCGTTTAGATCTTAAAAATATTCAAAAACTGATAGGATTCACAATGCCGGTCAGATCATTTTATAAATAA
- a CDS encoding cold-shock protein: MQQGTVKFFNEAKGFGFISPTDGSKDIFVHSSGLDTREIRENDKVVFDVQKSDKGLNAVNVKLA, translated from the coding sequence ATGCAACAAGGCACAGTAAAATTTTTCAATGAAGCAAAAGGCTTCGGATTTATTTCTCCTACAGACGGGAGTAAGGATATATTTGTACATTCTTCAGGATTAGATACAAGAGAAATCCGTGAAAATGATAAAGTCGTTTTCGATGTACAAAAGAGTGATAAAGGGTTAAATGCGGTTAATGTAAAATTGGCGTAA
- a CDS encoding MaoC family dehydratase: MMIINNFTEYKALEGQMVGFSDWHTIDQNQINRFAEATLDDQWIHVNEEKAKKEGPFTSTIAHGYLLLSLIPYLWKQIAEVRNVKMEINYGIDNLKFGQAVHVNSDVKLQATVKSVTDLRGTIKVVVEAKLLIRNHAKPAYTGDVIFLYHFL; this comes from the coding sequence ATGATGATCATCAATAATTTTACAGAATATAAAGCTTTGGAAGGTCAAATGGTCGGATTTTCTGACTGGCATACCATAGACCAGAATCAAATCAACAGATTTGCAGAGGCAACCTTAGATGACCAGTGGATTCATGTCAATGAGGAAAAGGCAAAAAAAGAAGGCCCTTTTACATCAACTATTGCTCATGGCTATTTGCTTTTATCGCTGATCCCTTATCTCTGGAAACAAATTGCTGAGGTGAGAAACGTGAAAATGGAAATCAATTATGGAATTGATAATCTTAAATTTGGCCAGGCTGTTCATGTAAATAGCGATGTGAAACTACAGGCTACTGTGAAATCGGTGACAGATCTCAGAGGAACTATAAAAGTAGTGGTGGAAGCTAAGCTTCTTATAAGAAATCATGCGAAACCTGCCTATACAGGGGATGTAATTTTTCTATATCATTTTTTATAA
- a CDS encoding heme oxygenase — translation MKTIHLFRFNDSIFRKIPFFKEEHRLKTDVTEIDLMNIEIVTEYVVKTYDDFSFDNTSGNDLLSMCKKAQKTIEHYFVIRLDHYDFI, via the coding sequence ATGAAAACAATACATCTCTTTCGATTTAACGATTCTATTTTCCGTAAAATTCCTTTCTTCAAAGAAGAACATAGGTTGAAAACCGATGTAACGGAAATTGATTTAATGAATATTGAAATAGTAACCGAATATGTCGTAAAAACCTATGATGACTTTAGTTTTGACAATACATCAGGAAATGATCTTTTATCAATGTGCAAAAAAGCTCAAAAAACAATTGAACATTATTTTGTGATAAGACTGGATCACTATGATTTTATATGA
- a CDS encoding cupin domain-containing protein, protein MNHRELEKSKVYITSQIVDYIPNSVVSKKILEKLTGNISILSFDDKEGLSEKISPFDTVVQIIEGKAEIIIDGASYFMEGGECIIIPAHKSHSVKGNKRFKMIVTIIKSGYE, encoded by the coding sequence ATGAATCATAGAGAACTTGAAAAATCGAAAGTCTATATTACCAGCCAGATTGTAGATTACATTCCAAATTCTGTAGTCAGCAAAAAAATACTGGAAAAGCTGACCGGCAATATCAGTATTTTATCTTTTGATGACAAAGAAGGGTTATCTGAAAAGATTTCTCCTTTTGACACTGTTGTACAGATCATTGAAGGCAAAGCAGAAATCATTATAGACGGAGCTTCTTACTTCATGGAAGGAGGTGAATGCATTATCATTCCTGCCCACAAATCTCATTCGGTAAAAGGAAATAAGCGCTTTAAGATGATCGTAACAATAATAAAAAGCGGCTATGAATAA